The following coding sequences lie in one Pontibacter sp. G13 genomic window:
- a CDS encoding gamma carbonic anhydrase family protein produces MALIKSYQSHKPVIASDVFLAENATVIGEVQIGAQSSVWYFAVLRGDVGAIKIGERTNIQDHAMIHCTTGLTPTVIGNDVVVGHRAILHGCTVEDECLIGMGAIVLDEALVPTHTIVAAGALVPAGKQLESGYLYAGIPAKKIKPLTPKHIEMIREGASHYVENARHH; encoded by the coding sequence ATGGCATTGATCAAATCTTATCAATCGCACAAGCCCGTGATCGCCTCAGATGTATTTTTGGCTGAAAATGCCACTGTCATCGGAGAGGTGCAGATCGGCGCTCAGAGTTCCGTCTGGTATTTCGCAGTCTTGAGAGGAGACGTCGGCGCCATCAAAATCGGCGAACGGACCAATATTCAGGACCATGCAATGATTCATTGCACCACGGGCTTGACCCCTACGGTGATCGGAAATGACGTCGTTGTAGGTCATCGGGCGATCCTCCATGGATGCACCGTCGAAGATGAATGCCTCATCGGAATGGGAGCAATCGTCTTGGACGAGGCACTGGTTCCGACGCACACCATTGTGGCTGCGGGAGCCCTTGTCCCCGCTGGGAAGCAGCTAGAATCCGGCTATCTCTATGCAGGAATCCCCGCCAAAAAGATCAAGCCATTGACCCCCAAACACATCGAAATGATCCGGGAAGGCGCTTCGCATTATGTGGAGAACGCCCGCCATCACTAA
- the nuoK gene encoding NADH-quinone oxidoreductase subunit NuoK: MDIQAYLAVGIVLFSVGVFLVLTRRNAIMALMGIELMLNAANVNFVGFAQTDRIDLDGQMAALFVMVLAAAEIAVALAIVLNLYRRWNTLDLGKLPAEETPPN; encoded by the coding sequence ATGGATATTCAGGCATATTTGGCGGTAGGTATTGTCCTATTTTCCGTAGGGGTATTTTTGGTACTCACTCGGCGAAATGCGATCATGGCGCTCATGGGAATTGAGCTCATGTTGAATGCTGCGAATGTCAACTTTGTAGGATTTGCCCAAACGGACCGAATCGACCTCGACGGTCAGATGGCGGCGCTGTTTGTGATGGTGCTTGCGGCTGCGGAAATTGCCGTTGCATTGGCCATCGTGCTCAATCTCTATCGCCGCTGGAACACCCTCGATCTGGGCAAACTCCCAGCGGAAGAAACGCCCCCCAATTGA
- the secA gene encoding preprotein translocase subunit SecA produces the protein MKNLLRKLFPSKKEKDLRELQPIVEQINTEYAKLHDISDDELRGKTAEFKQRIQEFTAEVVKEIEDLRTKAENEADIHVKDQLFEQIDGLEKQHYEQLDDILLELMPEAFAVVKETARRLTENKQLVVSATDMDRELAQAGKDFLTINGDQATWKNHWSAAEAEIEWKMVHYDVQLIGGSVLHTGKIAEMATGEGKTLVATLPVYLNALAGMGVHVVTVNNYLAMRDCEWNGPVFQFHGLSVDCIDRHQPNSDERRRAYACDITYGTNNEFGFDYLRDNMTTHPEFLVQKRHFFAIVDEIDSVLIDEARTPLIISGPVQKDKSDQAQYKELKPRIQRLVRSQRQLVNQYLADAKKLIAAGDEEKGGLALFRAFKGLPNNSPLIKFLSETGTKAILNKTEGFYMQDNSKNMHEATDVLYFTIDAKNKQTELTDKGRDLLAQSGENPDLFVLPDIGSVFAEIENDTSLSADERLQRKDEASKDYADKSELLHSINQLLKAYTLFEKDVEYIVQEGKVMIVDEQTGRVLPGRRYSDGLHQAIEAKEDVKVEKATQTFASVTLQNYFRMYHKLAGMTGTAETEESEFYEIYKLDVVVIPTNRPIARDDREDLVFKTKREKYNAVIDEIVELQDKGQPVLVGTTSVDVSEKLSRMLTIRKVKHNVLNAKQHQREAEIVAEAGKPGAVTIATNMAGRGTDIKLGEGVKENGGLAIIGTERHESRRVDRQLRGRSGRQGDPGASQFYVSLEDDLMRLFGSDRISKVMDRMGHQDGEVIQHSWISKSISNAQRKVEENNFAMRKRLLEYDDVMNNQREVIYRRRRNALFGDRIKVDLDNMLFDFCKTLVDQHIDMTDEEGLKMDSLRFLGVDSGITAAQMNDQDVDTIAETLYRTAQDAYARKSKRLSETLAAGIGRIKSENPQIERILIPFSDGSKNLQIVVPVDKALESEGRHVVNELEKVSILSIIDDNWKGHLREMDQLRQSVQNAVFEQKDPLLVYKFESFQLFEQMLTRVNQNVLSLLFKADLHVENRQPNKQAEYKRDDFSKMKTGHSEVEQARRQQMDQERRVMAGPSGGEQQAERKMSRAERRAQERGKKKGGRR, from the coding sequence ATGAAAAACCTGCTCAGAAAGCTGTTTCCATCGAAAAAGGAGAAGGACTTGCGGGAGCTGCAGCCGATCGTTGAGCAAATCAATACCGAATACGCCAAGTTGCACGATATTTCGGATGATGAGCTGCGTGGAAAAACAGCCGAATTCAAACAACGAATTCAGGAATTTACGGCCGAAGTGGTCAAGGAAATCGAAGATCTCCGGACCAAAGCCGAAAATGAAGCGGATATCCACGTCAAAGATCAACTCTTCGAGCAGATCGACGGGCTGGAAAAACAACACTACGAGCAATTGGATGATATCCTGCTCGAACTTATGCCCGAGGCTTTTGCCGTCGTCAAGGAAACGGCCCGCCGCTTGACCGAAAACAAGCAGCTGGTGGTCTCTGCCACTGACATGGACCGTGAATTGGCCCAAGCTGGCAAGGACTTTCTGACAATCAATGGTGATCAAGCGACTTGGAAAAATCACTGGTCTGCCGCTGAAGCTGAAATCGAGTGGAAAATGGTCCACTACGATGTCCAGTTGATTGGTGGATCTGTCCTCCACACAGGTAAAATCGCGGAGATGGCAACTGGTGAAGGTAAGACCCTCGTCGCAACCCTTCCCGTCTATCTCAATGCATTGGCAGGTATGGGCGTTCACGTTGTGACCGTCAACAACTATCTCGCTATGCGTGACTGCGAATGGAATGGCCCGGTCTTCCAGTTCCACGGCCTATCTGTGGATTGTATCGACCGTCACCAGCCCAACTCCGATGAGCGTCGCCGCGCCTACGCATGCGATATCACCTACGGTACCAACAACGAATTTGGCTTTGACTACCTCCGGGACAACATGACCACCCACCCGGAATTCCTCGTTCAAAAACGCCACTTCTTCGCCATTGTCGATGAGATTGACTCCGTATTGATTGATGAGGCTCGTACGCCATTGATCATCTCAGGACCTGTCCAAAAAGACAAGAGCGACCAAGCGCAGTACAAGGAACTCAAGCCACGTATTCAGCGTCTCGTTCGCTCCCAGCGTCAATTGGTCAATCAGTACCTCGCTGATGCCAAAAAATTGATCGCCGCCGGTGATGAAGAAAAAGGTGGCCTTGCGTTGTTCCGTGCCTTCAAAGGGCTTCCGAACAACTCTCCCCTGATCAAATTCTTGTCCGAAACAGGTACGAAAGCCATCCTCAACAAAACGGAAGGCTTCTACATGCAGGACAACTCCAAAAATATGCATGAGGCGACCGATGTGTTGTACTTCACTATCGACGCCAAAAACAAGCAAACCGAACTGACCGACAAAGGGCGTGATTTGCTGGCTCAGTCTGGTGAAAATCCAGACCTCTTCGTTCTCCCGGATATCGGAAGCGTTTTCGCGGAAATCGAAAACGACACGTCCTTGAGTGCCGATGAGCGCCTTCAGAGAAAGGATGAGGCTTCTAAGGATTATGCCGACAAGTCAGAATTGCTGCACTCCATCAATCAGCTCCTCAAGGCCTACACCCTCTTCGAAAAAGATGTCGAGTACATCGTTCAAGAAGGCAAGGTCATGATCGTCGATGAGCAGACGGGTCGTGTGCTTCCGGGTCGTCGCTATTCCGACGGTTTGCACCAAGCAATTGAAGCCAAGGAAGATGTGAAAGTCGAGAAAGCCACTCAGACATTTGCATCTGTAACCCTCCAGAATTACTTCCGGATGTACCACAAACTAGCGGGTATGACCGGTACGGCCGAGACGGAGGAATCCGAATTCTACGAAATCTACAAGCTGGACGTAGTGGTCATCCCTACCAACCGTCCGATCGCTCGTGATGACCGCGAGGATCTGGTTTTCAAAACCAAGCGTGAAAAATACAATGCCGTCATCGACGAAATTGTCGAACTACAGGACAAAGGCCAACCGGTTCTGGTAGGCACTACCTCCGTCGATGTTTCGGAAAAATTGAGTCGGATGCTCACCATCCGCAAGGTCAAGCACAATGTCTTGAACGCCAAGCAGCACCAGCGAGAAGCCGAAATTGTAGCCGAAGCAGGTAAGCCCGGTGCCGTGACTATCGCAACCAACATGGCAGGTCGTGGTACGGATATCAAACTGGGCGAGGGCGTCAAGGAGAATGGTGGTCTGGCCATCATCGGTACCGAGCGCCACGAATCTCGCCGAGTTGACCGCCAGCTCCGAGGTCGTTCCGGCCGTCAAGGAGACCCGGGTGCATCTCAATTCTACGTCTCCCTGGAAGACGATTTGATGCGCCTCTTTGGTTCCGATCGTATCTCCAAGGTCATGGACCGCATGGGCCACCAAGATGGTGAGGTGATTCAGCACTCTTGGATCTCCAAATCCATCTCCAATGCCCAACGCAAGGTCGAGGAAAACAACTTTGCCATGCGTAAGCGCCTGCTGGAGTATGATGATGTCATGAACAACCAACGTGAGGTCATCTACCGCCGCCGCCGCAATGCCTTGTTTGGCGACCGTATCAAGGTGGATTTGGACAACATGTTGTTCGACTTCTGCAAGACCTTGGTGGATCAGCACATCGACATGACAGATGAGGAAGGCCTGAAAATGGACTCCCTTCGTTTCTTGGGCGTGGACTCCGGTATCACTGCTGCCCAAATGAACGATCAAGATGTGGACACCATCGCAGAAACGCTTTATCGCACTGCGCAGGATGCCTACGCCCGCAAGTCCAAGCGTCTTTCCGAGACACTGGCTGCTGGAATCGGCCGCATCAAGTCCGAGAATCCTCAAATCGAGCGCATCTTGATTCCATTCTCTGATGGAAGCAAAAACCTCCAGATCGTCGTGCCTGTCGATAAAGCTCTCGAATCTGAAGGTCGCCATGTAGTCAACGAGCTGGAAAAGGTCTCCATCCTGTCCATCATCGATGACAACTGGAAAGGGCACTTGCGGGAGATGGACCAGTTGCGCCAATCCGTACAAAATGCGGTGTTTGAGCAGAAGGATCCATTGCTCGTCTACAAATTCGAGTCCTTCCAGCTGTTTGAGCAGATGCTGACACGCGTCAATCAGAATGTGCTGTCGCTCCTCTTCAAGGCAGATCTTCACGTAGAAAATCGCCAGCCCAACAAGCAGGCCGAGTACAAGCGTGATGACTTCTCCAAAATGAAGACCGGACATAGCGAGGTTGAGCAAGCTCGTCGCCAGCAGATGGAT
- a CDS encoding amidohydrolase, translating into MNRFLLGLMGLLFATGVVAQTQTGSLMIKHGTVMTITDGTLEDTDILVVDGKIKKIGQNLKTPNGVQEIDATGQYVMPGIIDAHSHIGISAVNEATNPVTAEVWVGDALDPMDVSLYRALAGGVTISHAMHGSANAIGGQCETIKHRYGTVNPEELRMEGAPRTIKFALGENPIRVHGIGKNIQPRTRMGIEQVFRSAFAEAQAYAEEWKAYEKEKKSNPAAIAPAYSLRKETIAGILSGEVLIHCHSYRADEILMLMNVCKDYGVNNITFQHVNEGFKVAPELAEFGASASVFSDWWAYKFEVYYSTAYNASILTKNGVTTSINSDSDELIRHLNHEAAKTQRYGSLSDEEALKLITLNPAKQLGISDRVGSIEVGKEGDFAIFSANPLSVYAINQMTIVDGVIRFDIENDPDDMRLYADPEETLQPVFSGNHGHDHERCMQDVREMLFGY; encoded by the coding sequence ATGAATAGATTTTTGCTTGGCCTGATGGGGCTGTTGTTCGCCACAGGTGTGGTGGCCCAGACCCAGACAGGCAGTCTCATGATTAAGCATGGGACCGTCATGACCATCACGGACGGGACGTTGGAAGATACCGACATCCTCGTCGTAGATGGGAAAATCAAAAAGATCGGCCAGAATCTCAAAACCCCCAATGGGGTCCAAGAGATCGATGCCACTGGACAATATGTCATGCCCGGAATCATCGATGCGCACTCGCACATTGGCATTTCCGCGGTCAATGAAGCGACCAATCCCGTTACTGCCGAAGTTTGGGTTGGCGATGCACTCGATCCGATGGATGTGTCCTTGTACCGTGCGCTTGCGGGCGGGGTGACTATTTCCCACGCCATGCACGGATCGGCAAATGCGATCGGAGGCCAGTGCGAGACCATCAAGCACCGCTATGGTACCGTGAATCCCGAAGAACTGAGGATGGAAGGTGCGCCACGTACCATCAAATTTGCCCTCGGTGAGAATCCGATTCGTGTCCACGGAATTGGCAAGAACATCCAGCCTCGTACTCGTATGGGGATCGAGCAGGTGTTCCGTTCGGCATTTGCGGAGGCTCAAGCATACGCGGAGGAATGGAAAGCCTATGAAAAGGAAAAGAAGTCCAACCCAGCGGCTATAGCGCCAGCATACAGTTTGCGCAAGGAAACCATCGCCGGAATCCTATCTGGGGAGGTCCTGATTCACTGCCATTCATACCGTGCGGATGAGATCCTGATGCTCATGAATGTCTGCAAAGACTACGGAGTGAATAACATCACCTTTCAGCACGTCAATGAAGGATTCAAAGTCGCTCCCGAATTGGCGGAGTTTGGTGCTTCCGCCTCGGTATTCTCCGACTGGTGGGCATACAAATTCGAGGTGTACTATTCCACTGCCTACAATGCATCCATCCTGACGAAAAATGGCGTAACAACTTCGATCAATTCCGATTCGGACGAATTGATCCGTCACCTCAATCACGAGGCTGCCAAGACTCAACGCTATGGAAGCCTTTCCGATGAGGAAGCGCTCAAGTTGATCACCTTGAATCCTGCCAAGCAATTGGGGATTTCAGATCGAGTAGGTTCCATCGAAGTAGGCAAGGAAGGGGATTTCGCCATTTTCAGTGCCAATCCACTTTCTGTGTATGCCATCAACCAGATGACCATTGTGGATGGGGTGATTCGATTCGATATCGAAAACGATCCAGACGACATGCGTCTGTACGCAGATCCCGAAGAGACCCTGCAACCGGTATTCTCCGGCAATCATGGGCACGACCACGAGCGATGCATGCAGGATGTGCGGGAAATGTTGTTTGGCTATTGA
- a CDS encoding amidohydrolase family protein, translating into MTSYSFRIQRCVWMWICMMGVVTSLQAQNPSEQVMPVTGTYAITGAYVVPAPGQVIAGGTVLIQDGLIVEVGTSVKIPGHARIIQADSMYVYAGFIDGFSHAGIPKPKEPSRSERPKVKNPGTPPDNLAGIMPQRQVRDLMDPKDKSIAELRAAGFTAAHIAPHGKMLPGQSAFILTDGSHADEMIYQAQSGLYARFQGASGMYPNTVIGVMAKFRDLYRSAEGLKQHEVQYASSAVGMARPPQNQVLQAFFPVIDQSLPVFFETPKLLDAHRAMALQRDLGFPLVLAGLEQGGDLIPQLSNGEFPVILSLELPDEVDEEDAPNSGKASVNEERDQLFKRKLEAYEQYVSQAGKFAQANIPFAFSTAGVKTKEIRKNLQVMVEYGLDEATALAALTTVPAELMGVSDVMGTLEAGKMANVIVTTQPFLAQKSQVKYVWVDGHFHEYEAKKKKKSAVSPDAPVEAAGLWSFTVESPQGTVNGTLKLSGSEGDYEGTISTDMSPDENTLESIELEGNILTFSYSLSMGGDQASVDGELELDGDTFEGTLSVGNFGSFPIEGTREGGPQ; encoded by the coding sequence ATGACTAGCTATTCATTCCGAATTCAGCGCTGTGTTTGGATGTGGATCTGCATGATGGGTGTGGTGACAAGCCTACAGGCCCAGAACCCCTCTGAGCAAGTAATGCCCGTTACGGGTACTTATGCGATCACAGGTGCCTATGTTGTCCCCGCTCCCGGACAGGTCATCGCCGGGGGAACCGTCTTGATTCAAGATGGACTGATTGTGGAAGTTGGAACTTCCGTCAAGATCCCCGGTCACGCCCGTATCATCCAAGCCGACTCCATGTATGTGTATGCAGGGTTCATTGACGGCTTTTCCCACGCAGGAATCCCCAAGCCCAAAGAACCCAGCAGAAGCGAACGTCCCAAAGTCAAAAACCCCGGGACGCCTCCAGACAATCTCGCTGGAATCATGCCTCAACGCCAGGTCCGTGACCTGATGGACCCCAAAGACAAATCCATTGCTGAGCTTCGCGCAGCAGGATTCACTGCGGCTCATATCGCCCCACACGGAAAAATGTTGCCCGGCCAATCTGCATTCATTTTGACGGATGGATCGCATGCCGATGAGATGATCTACCAAGCTCAATCCGGACTGTATGCTCGATTTCAGGGAGCATCTGGGATGTATCCCAACACAGTCATCGGAGTGATGGCCAAATTCCGCGATCTATACCGCTCAGCAGAGGGACTCAAACAGCACGAAGTTCAATATGCTTCCTCGGCTGTTGGAATGGCCCGCCCGCCCCAGAATCAGGTCCTGCAAGCATTCTTCCCTGTAATCGACCAGTCTCTACCTGTCTTTTTCGAAACGCCCAAATTGCTGGATGCCCATCGTGCGATGGCTTTGCAGCGTGATCTGGGATTCCCGCTCGTATTGGCAGGATTGGAGCAAGGGGGGGATCTGATCCCCCAATTGTCCAATGGAGAATTTCCGGTGATTCTTTCTCTTGAACTTCCTGATGAGGTAGATGAGGAAGATGCCCCCAATTCAGGGAAAGCATCTGTCAACGAAGAACGTGACCAGCTCTTCAAGCGAAAACTGGAAGCATACGAGCAGTATGTCAGCCAGGCAGGAAAATTTGCTCAAGCCAATATCCCATTTGCATTCTCCACAGCAGGTGTCAAAACCAAGGAGATCCGCAAAAATCTCCAAGTCATGGTGGAATATGGATTGGACGAGGCCACTGCTTTGGCGGCGCTGACAACCGTACCTGCGGAATTGATGGGGGTTTCTGATGTGATGGGAACACTGGAAGCTGGAAAAATGGCGAATGTGATCGTGACCACTCAGCCATTTCTCGCCCAAAAGTCTCAGGTGAAATACGTATGGGTAGACGGCCATTTCCACGAATACGAAGCCAAGAAAAAGAAGAAATCGGCGGTAAGTCCTGATGCTCCTGTAGAAGCGGCTGGCCTCTGGTCTTTCACCGTGGAATCTCCACAAGGTACGGTGAATGGAACCCTCAAGCTCTCAGGTTCTGAGGGTGACTATGAAGGTACCATTAGCACGGATATGTCTCCCGACGAAAACACCTTGGAGTCCATCGAACTTGAAGGCAATATCCTGACATTCTCCTACAGCTTGAGCATGGGCGGCGACCAAGCCAGTGTCGATGGCGAGCTGGAACTGGATGGAGACACTTTCGAGGGGACCTTGAGCGTGGGCAATTTTGGTTCATTCCCCATCGAAGGAACCCGCGAAGGAGGCCCACAATAG
- a CDS encoding inositol monophosphatase family protein: MNLDQLDNELKSLLKQVGAYTKYEFERFSHSKIEYKGLNDPFTYVDVTTEQKLVARCKELIPGSGFINEEGDNVESTNGAVWIIDPIDGTTNFIHGIPHYAISLALEIEGELTLGYVYEPAHDQLFSARKGHGAFLNDRPIHVTDHSDLSKAVIATGFPYEDLPWRGAYVSAVSDIQAAAHGIRRMGSAALDLAFVAAGRYEGFFEYNLNPWDVAAGILLVHEAGGKVTDFQEKDRALYGKQLVASNGQVHGQILDILRKHRVPEHDIQGNP, encoded by the coding sequence GTGAATTTGGATCAACTGGACAACGAGCTCAAATCTCTCCTCAAGCAGGTTGGTGCCTACACCAAGTATGAGTTTGAGCGGTTTTCACACAGCAAAATCGAGTACAAGGGGCTGAATGACCCCTTTACGTATGTAGATGTCACCACCGAGCAGAAGCTTGTGGCTCGCTGCAAGGAACTGATTCCGGGTTCCGGATTCATCAATGAGGAAGGAGACAATGTCGAATCCACCAATGGAGCAGTCTGGATCATCGATCCGATTGACGGCACCACCAATTTCATCCACGGCATTCCGCATTATGCAATCAGCTTGGCGCTAGAAATTGAGGGAGAATTGACGTTGGGATATGTATACGAACCCGCCCATGACCAATTATTTTCCGCTCGGAAGGGACATGGCGCTTTTTTGAACGACCGCCCGATCCATGTTACGGATCACAGCGATTTGTCCAAGGCAGTCATCGCGACTGGCTTTCCCTATGAAGACCTTCCGTGGCGAGGCGCATACGTCTCAGCAGTATCTGACATTCAAGCTGCTGCACATGGAATCCGCCGAATGGGAAGCGCTGCGCTGGATCTCGCTTTTGTTGCGGCTGGTCGATACGAAGGATTTTTCGAGTACAACCTCAACCCCTGGGACGTGGCCGCAGGCATTTTGCTTGTACACGAGGCAGGCGGAAAGGTGACGGATTTTCAGGAAAAAGATCGTGCCCTCTACGGCAAACAGCTAGTCGCTAGCAATGGTCAGGTGCACGGACAGATCCTCGACATCTTGCGTAAACACCGAGTTCCGGAGCATGATATCCAAGGAAATCCGTAA
- a CDS encoding amidohydrolase family protein: MKFMTTVIRHIIMLGAVLVSSLAVGPMVQAQMSKGTFETVVLENATIVTVTQGTIQGDLLIQDGKIAAIGEVDAPEGTNRIDCTGKFIYPGMIDGGTRIGLAEIGAVNVTQDYREIGDITPHVQALTAVNPNSVIIPVTRTNGVTTALSVPGGGLFTGTAALVNLHGYTPNQMYAGFKAVVLNFPSSAKRGRWDRRSEEDIQKDLKKKLKTLNEVWDGAIRYAAIDSAYQAGGGEKPAYYPQMEALVPAVKGDAKLLIEVNAASDILAAIDWVQSRKVDAVFTGVGEGWRVAEELAEAQIPVVTGPILETPSRESDRFDRPYANAGLMHKAGVKVAIRTNEAENVRNLPFNAGFAAAYGMGKEEALKAVTIVPAEIFGLAEELGSIEVGKWANLFVSDGDPFEPKTQITQLFIKGWNIPIDSRHIRLYEEFLERDPGIAR, encoded by the coding sequence ATGAAGTTCATGACAACTGTCATTAGACATATCATCATGCTGGGAGCTGTGTTGGTGAGTAGCCTCGCAGTTGGGCCGATGGTCCAAGCCCAGATGTCCAAGGGCACCTTTGAGACGGTGGTTTTGGAAAATGCCACGATCGTCACTGTTACCCAAGGCACGATTCAAGGAGACCTTTTGATCCAAGATGGAAAAATCGCAGCCATTGGCGAAGTCGATGCTCCGGAGGGAACCAACCGCATCGATTGCACCGGGAAATTTATCTATCCGGGAATGATCGATGGAGGAACACGCATAGGTCTGGCCGAAATCGGTGCGGTGAATGTGACACAGGATTACCGGGAAATTGGCGACATCACCCCGCACGTTCAAGCGTTGACCGCTGTGAATCCCAATTCCGTGATTATCCCTGTGACGCGTACCAATGGTGTGACTACTGCCCTGTCCGTTCCGGGTGGAGGACTCTTCACGGGAACTGCAGCACTCGTCAATCTGCATGGGTATACGCCCAATCAGATGTATGCTGGATTCAAGGCAGTGGTCTTGAATTTTCCTAGTTCCGCAAAACGTGGACGATGGGATCGTCGCAGCGAAGAAGACATCCAGAAGGATCTGAAGAAAAAGCTGAAAACCCTCAATGAAGTGTGGGATGGGGCCATTCGCTATGCGGCCATCGATTCTGCCTATCAGGCTGGTGGAGGCGAGAAGCCTGCCTACTATCCTCAGATGGAAGCTTTGGTTCCTGCCGTCAAGGGAGATGCCAAGCTGCTCATAGAGGTCAATGCGGCTTCTGATATTCTTGCAGCTATCGACTGGGTACAGAGCCGGAAGGTGGATGCTGTCTTCACGGGAGTAGGCGAGGGCTGGAGAGTTGCCGAAGAATTGGCTGAAGCTCAAATTCCGGTCGTCACAGGACCCATTCTGGAAACACCTAGTCGCGAATCTGATCGTTTTGATCGTCCATATGCCAATGCTGGTTTGATGCACAAGGCGGGAGTCAAAGTGGCGATTCGTACCAATGAAGCTGAAAACGTCCGTAACCTGCCCTTCAATGCTGGATTCGCAGCAGCTTATGGCATGGGAAAGGAAGAAGCACTCAAGGCAGTGACCATCGTTCCTGCGGAGATCTTTGGACTGGCGGAAGAACTGGGATCCATTGAGGTAGGCAAATGGGCCAACCTCTTTGTCTCGGATGGAGACCCCTTCGAGCCCAAAACTCAGATTACCCAACTGTTTATCAAAGGATGGAATATCCCGATTGATAGCCGACACATCCGATTGTATGAGGAATTTCTCGAAAGAGATCCGGGTATCGCCCGATAA